The genomic window AGTTGAAAATTAGTTGGTTTGTAAGAAACGGTCGATGGATCGGGCGACATTACGGCCGGAGGCCATCGCTTTTACGACTAAGCTCGCTCCGCTGACAGCGTCTCCGCAGGCGAATAGGTTGCTGTTGGCGGTATATCCGGCGTTGTCTACGGCGATGTTATTGCGGTTGTCGGTAGCCAATCGCAGTTCTTTGATCAATCCTTCTTGTACCGGATGCAGGAAGCCCATGGCGAGGAAAACCAGATCGGCCTCGATGATCTCTTTCTTGCCGGTCTGTCTCATTTGCGGACGGCCTCCGTCTGGGGAGGGAACCCATTCGACTTCTTCTACCTCAACCCCTATCAGGTTGTTTTTCTCTCCGATAAAACGGTTAGAGGCTAGGTTCCACCGGCGGATACAACCTTCCTCATGGCTGCTGCTGGTTTTCAGTACTTGGGGATACATGGGCCAAGGTGTCGCCGGATTCTGTCCGACGGGTGGCTGGGGCATGATCTCGATCTGGGTGACACAGGCCGCCCCATGACGGTTCGCTGTCCCTACGCAATCGCTACCCGTATCGCCTCCGCCAATCACTAAGACTTTCTTGCCTTTGCAATTGATCTGGCTTTTGGGCGGGATGGGGATGCCTTCTAAGATCCGGTTCTGCTGGCTTAATAACTCCAAGGCGAAATGTACGCCTCTTAAATGACGTCCCTCGATAGATAGATCCCGGGGAACCTCGGCGCCGATCGCTACGCAAACAGCGTCGAAATCTTTCACTACATCTTTCGCTAATATCTCTTTGCCGACCATCGTGTTTACACGGAAAAGAATCCCTTCTTGCTCCATGATGCGGATACGGCGATCGATAATGTGCTTGCCTAGCTTGAAATTGGGGATGCCGAAACGTAGCAAGCCGCCCGGTAACTCATCTTTCTCGAATACGGTGACTTCATATCCTTTCCGGTTCAATTGGTTCGCCACGGTCAATCCGGCGGGACCGCTACCGATCACGGCTACTTTTTTCCCGTTGCGTACTGGTTGGATAGGCTGTACGTATCCTTCCCGGAAAGCGGCTTCCACGATAGCCGCCTCGTTCTCACGGATCGTGACAGGTTCGTCGCAGCTAAGTTTCAGTACGCAGCTTTTCTCGCAGAGGGCGGGGCAGACACGTCCCGTGAACTCCGGGAAGTCGTCGGTCTGCTCCAATACGTGATATGCCTCTTTGTAACGGCCTTTGTATAACAAATCTTGCCATTCGGGTTGCTTGTTACCCAGCGGGCAGGCCCAGTGGCAGAAGGGTACGCCACAATCCATGCAGCGGGAGGCCTGCGTACGGCGGTCGCCGCTGTTCAAGGTCTGTTCTACCTCGCTGAAATCATCTATACGTTCGTGGACGGGACGATAGCCCGCCTCTTGTCTATGTATCGTTAGAAATGCTCTTGGGTTTCCCATAGTTCTCTTGTTTTTGTGTAAATATTTAGTAGTCTTTCTGCATCTCCGCAATCTTGCGTTGGAGTTTGCGCATCTGTTCCTCTTGGAGTACTTTCTTGTATTCGATCGGGACGATCTGGATGAACTCATCCACGTACTTGTTCCAGTTATCGAGCATCAATCCGGCCAGATGGCTGCCGGTATGATGATAATGCTTGCGGATCAATTCATGAAGTTCCTTCCGTGAGGTGCTATCCTCGATCAAGGAAAGCTCTACCATTTCCATGTTGCAATAATAATCGAAATCACCATTCTTGTTCCATACGTAAGCGACACCGCCACTCATTCCGGCGGCGAAGTTCCGGCCTGTATTGCCTAAGACGACAACCCGGCCTCCGGTCATGTACTCGCAACAATGGTCGCCTACACCTTCCACGACAGCGATCGCCCCGGAGTTTCGCACACAGAAACGCTCTCCGACCCGGCCGTTGATATAAACCTCACCGCTGGTAGCTCCATATAATAAGGTATTACCGGCTATCGTATTGTCTTCCGCTATAAAGGTGGAGCGTACCGGAGGCATTAAGCTGATGTGTCCGCCACTCAATCCTTTTCCGAGATAGTCGTTCGCCTCGCCTTCCAACCGGAAATGTACGCCGTGGGCCAGAAAGGCTCCGAAGCTCTGGCCCGCCGCCCCCTTGAACTTGATATGCAGGGTGTTCTCCGGTAACCCGATGTTCCCATACCGCTTGGCGATCTCTCCGGAAAGCATGGCTCCTACGGAACGATCGGTGTTGGCTATCGCATAATCCAACGATACTTCCTGTCCGGATTCGATGGCGGCCTTTGCGTGACGGATGATATCCACATCTTTCACGTTGTCGATCGCGTGGAGTTGACGGGTGACTTGATGGATGGCCTGCGTGGCGGCTTGTTCCGGTAGATGGATCAAGCGGCTGAGATCCAATAGGTCATGTTTCTCGATATGATCAGAAGGTTTACGCATGAGTAAGTCCGTACGGCCAATGATATCGTCTAGTTTCGTATAGCCTAGCTCTGCCAGATATTCTCGAACTTCACGGGCGAGGAAGGTGAAGAAATTCACCAAATATTCGTGTCGGCCATGAAAGCGTTTACGTAATTCCTCATCTTGGGTAGCGACACCTACCGGACACGTGTTCATATGGCATTTACGCATCATCACACAGCCTAAGACGATCAAGGCGGAGGTGGCGAATCCAAACTCCTCGGCACCCAGCATCGCCATCAATAGGATGTCCCGTCCGGTTTTCAATTGTCCGTCTGTTTGCAAGCGGACTTGTCCCCGGAGGCCGTTCATCACGAGCGTCTGTTGAGTCTCGGATAGTCCTAGCTCAGGTGGGATTCCGGCGTAACGGATAGAGCTTATCGGGGAAGCCCCCGTTCCTCCTTCTGCCCCGGAGATCACGATCCGGTCCGCTTTTGCCTTGGCTACGCCGGCGGCGATGGTTCCCACGCCACTCTCGGATACGAGTTTCACACTGATCTCGGCTTGAGGGTTCACGTTCTTCAGATCGAAGATCAATTGCGCCAAGTCCTCGATCGAGTAAATATCGTGGTGAGGTGGGGGAGAGATCAGAGAGATACCCGGGATCGAGTGACGGGTTCTCGCTATGATATCGTTCACCTTATAGCTGGGAAGCTGTCCTCCTTCGCCCGGTTTCGCTCCTTGGGCGACCTTGATCTGGATCTCGTCGGCGTTTACCAGATATTCCGTGGTCACGCCAAAGCGTCCGGAGGCTACTTGCTTGATGGCGGAGCGGAGCGATAACCCGTCCTCACGGGGGATGAAACGAGCCGAGTCCTCACCACCCTCGCCCGTGTTACTGCGTCCGTGTATCTTGTTCATGGCTATAGCTATCGTCTCGTGCGCTTCCCGGCTGATAGAACCGAAGCTCATCGCTCCCGTGACAAAGCGACGCATGATCGCTTCTTCCGGCTCTACCTGCTCCAAGGGGATCGGGGTGCGTCGCTTGAATGTCAGGAAGTCACGCAAGAAGATCGGGCTTTCCTTCTCATCAACCACATGGGAATATTCCTTGAATTTCTTGTAGCTCCCCAAGCGGGTAGCCAGTTGAAGCATGGAAATGGTATCCGGGTTCCAAGCGTGTTTCTCGCCATCCTTGCGGAAGGAATAAATGCCTTTATGTTCCAATAAAGAATCCGTGGGGTGGGAGAATGCGTCATTGTGCATGGCGATCGCGTCTGCCGCTATCTCTTCCAAGCGGATACCACCGATGTTGCTGGTGGTTCCCCCGAAGTAAGTATCTGCCAGATCCCGGCTTAGGCCGATCGCCTCGAAAAGCTTTGCTCCCCGGTAACTGCGGATCGTGCTGATCCCCATCTTGCTCATAACCTTGAATAAACCCTTGCAAATGGCTTTTACGTAATTCTTCTCGGCAGTCTCGTAATTCAATTGTATCTCTTGCCTGTCTGCTAGATCATCCAAGATAGCGAAAGCCATATAGGGGTTGATGGCACTGGCTCCGTAGCCTAGTAAGAGGGCGGCGTGCATTACCTCACGCATCTCGCCGGTTTCCACTACCAGCGCTGTTTGCACCCTTTTCTGCACGGAGATCAGATGGTGATGCACGGCGCTTACCGCTAACAGGGAGGGAATCACCGCTTTTTTCTCATCTACGTTTCTGTCGCTTAAAATGATGTAGTTAACGCCATCGGTGACGGATTGCTCCGCTTGCTTACATAATTCGTCCAAGGCAGCTTTCAGTCCTGCGCATCCTTTCTCTGCGTCAAACAAAGTGGGGAGCTTAACACTTTTAAAGCCCTTATACCGGATGTTACACAGGAGATCCAGTTGTGTATTGGTCAAGATCGGATGGTTCAGCCGAACCATTTTACAGTGGCTCTCGGTTGGAACTAAGATATTGCTTCCCACGGCCCCGATATACTCGGTCAGGCTCATGACGAGTTCCTCGCGGATCGGGTCGATCGGCGGGTTGGTTACTTGGGCGAATTGTTGGCGGAAATAATTATAGAGGATTTGCGGACGGGCGGATAATACGGCCAGTGGCGTATCGTTGCCCATGGAGCCGACCGGTTCCGCCCCTCCCGTGCACATCGGTACGATGATACGTTCGATATCCTCACGGCTGTATCCGAACGTACGCAGTAGCTTGTCGTATCCCTCTACCTTATGAGGGATCTTACGGCCGGATTTCAACTCGTCCAATTCCACCCGGTTTTTCTCCAGCCAAGTACGGTAGGGCTGGGCGTTCGCCAGTTGTTCCTTCAGCTCGCTATCGTAATAAATCTCGCCTTTCTCAGTATCGATGAGTAAGATCTTTCCGGGTTGCAGACGGCCTTTTTCCTTGATCTCGTTAGGCTCGAAATCCATGACGCCGACTTCGGAGGCCACGACCATCATGTCATGTTTCGTGATCAGGTAACGGGCGGGGCGGAGACCGTTACGGTCTAGCATGCCTCCGGCGTAGCGTCCGTCGCTAAAGAGCAGGGCGGCAGGCCCGTCCCACGGTTCCATCAAGATGGAGTGATATTCGTAGAAAGCCTTTAGGTCTTCGGAGATCGGGTTCTTCTCGTTGAAACTCTCCGGTACCAGCATCGCCATGGCATGCGGCAGGCTCATCCCGGAGGCCACGAAGAATTCCAATACGTTATCCAGTGAGGCACTGTCACTCATGCCCGGCTGGATGATCGGGCGTATATCGTTGATATCCGGGATTCTGGGGGAGGAGAGTACGCTCTCCCGGGCCTCCATCCATCCCCGGTTGCCCCGTATCGTGTTGATTTCCCCGTTATGTGCCAGTAGGCGGAAAGGTTGCGCCAGACTCCAAGTGGGGAAGGTGTTGGTGCTGAAACGTGAGTGTACCAAGGCCAGTCCGCTAGTGAAATAAGGTTGCGTCAGGTCAGGAAAGTAATGGCGTAGCTGCATGGATTCCAGCATGCCTTTGTAAACGATGTTTTTGGTGGAAAGAGACGCTATATAGAAATCATCCTTGGCCGGCAGGTCGGTGGCCGATACCCTTTTCTCGACCCGCTTACGTATGAGGTATAGCTTTAGTTCCAGCTCTTGCTGATCGTTGCAGCCGATGATGAATATCTGTTTGATATCCGGTTCGGTCGCTTGTGCGTCCTTTCCCAAGATTTCCGTATGAACGGGAACTTTGCGTAAGTGCATCAAGGTTAATCCCTCTTTCTCGATCTCTTCGATGAGGATACTGAGGATGCTTGCTTGCTGTTCCTCATCTTTTGGAAGGAAGATTAGTCCGGTGCCATATTTGCCTTTCTCTGGAACCGGAATTCCTTGCAGGAGGATGAACTCATGCGGGATCTGTAATAAGATTCCCGCTCCGTCACCCGTTTTGTTATCGGCTCCTTCAGCGCCTCGATGCCTCATGTTCTCTAATACTTTAAGAGCTGATTCGATGATGTCGTGCGATTTCTCGCCGTGGATATTTACTAACATTCCTACTCCACAAGCGTCATGTTCATAAGACGGGTCGTATAATCCTTGTCTGCTGTTAAAATGATTCTTGTTTGTTTTCATTTGCTGACCTTATGTTTGTGTATAAATAATTATTGCGTCAATTTGTTTTACAAATATAGGTATTAATGACATAATGTGATTGCTTGCCGGGGCGAAAGAGCGGGAAAAAGATAAGAATATCTTGTCTGATGTTTCTATTTGTAATAATTTACTAGGTTTATTCTTTTTATTTGAAAGGTATTTGGTTTGTGGACTTACTAAATGAAAGATGAGCTAAAAAAGAAGCACCGTCACGTTTTGCGACAGTGCTTTCTATCTGTTTTATCTATTGGGATATTCCCGGATGAAATAGCGGGCTAGGAACTTCCAATTCTCTTGTATGATCGCCTTGCCACGTTCTGGGCTGATAAGGCTTTTCGTTTGCGCGTCGGCCAGCATGCCTCGCTTTACCAGCTCAGGCAGGAAGTAAACGCTGCAATGTTTCACGATGAAGAAAGAGAGCGCTTGCTTGGCGGCACGGTTGGCGTCGTAGAAGGGATTGTTCTCATCCTTGATCAGCTCCACGTCTCGGGTGATGACTTGGGCGCCTTCCTCGGGCGTGGCGTAGATCGCCAGTTTCTTGCCTTGCCAGTCTTCGGGAAGATGGAAGTTCTCGGCGGGGATAAGGCCGGAAGTCTCCGTGATAAATGTTTGTGCATCTTCGGTCTTGTCGAAATAGAGAAGCAGTTTGTCACCTGCGGCTTTGCGGAAAGTCTCGTATTGTTGGCGGTTTTCCTCCAGCATATCGTCGGGCAGGGTGGCTACAGACTCGTCGGCGGTGTTCTGAAATACCGCATGGTCGGGATGCTCGGCGGGCAATATCTTTGCCAGCCATTGCGGGGAGGTCAGACCTAGCAAGGAGGTCTTGCTGGTGTAGGCCATCATGCCGTGGCTGTTGACGAGCAGGTTGTTAAGCTGCTCTTGGTTGAGGTCGGGCTGCTCCTTCCAGCGGTCGTGGGCGAAGTCGCTCAGTTCCCGGGCCGACTCAGGCAGGATATAGGATTCGTAATGGAACCATTGCAATAGACGATCGTAATCCTCTTGCCGCTCGTAGCGGGTATCAAGGGCGAAAAGCTTGGCCATGCGGGTATTCTCCGGCGCCGTGGTCCACTCTTTGCAGAACAGGTCGTAGATAAGCATGCCGGTGGATTCGTTGGCAGGGTTGTCCGGACTGACAAAAGTGCCTTTACGATAGCCGTGATACTGCTGGGTATAATGCCAAAGGAGGAAACGCACGTCCTCAAGGTTCACCTCATCGTCGTAATAATGATCGTCCGGAGTGTAGAAGGGGAGGTATTTGCCGTATAGCTCCTTATGGGTAAGGATGAAGGCACGCCAAAGCCCCATGCCGGAGATCACGTCTTCGAAGTAGGCGGCCATGCGGATACAGATCTGCTTTGTTTCCTCGCCCTCGAAGGAGTTTACCAACTCGGTCTTCTCCATGATATCGTAGATACGGTTCGCTATTCCGGTATAATAGGAATCCACGGGAGTGCTTTGTTTATAGGGATGCAACTGCAACCAGTCTTTCGGGAAAATTTTAATGTTCTT from Parabacteroides distasonis ATCC 8503 includes these protein-coding regions:
- a CDS encoding glutamate synthase subunit beta, whose amino-acid sequence is MGNPRAFLTIHRQEAGYRPVHERIDDFSEVEQTLNSGDRRTQASRCMDCGVPFCHWACPLGNKQPEWQDLLYKGRYKEAYHVLEQTDDFPEFTGRVCPALCEKSCVLKLSCDEPVTIRENEAAIVEAAFREGYVQPIQPVRNGKKVAVIGSGPAGLTVANQLNRKGYEVTVFEKDELPGGLLRFGIPNFKLGKHIIDRRIRIMEQEGILFRVNTMVGKEILAKDVVKDFDAVCVAIGAEVPRDLSIEGRHLRGVHFALELLSQQNRILEGIPIPPKSQINCKGKKVLVIGGGDTGSDCVGTANRHGAACVTQIEIMPQPPVGQNPATPWPMYPQVLKTSSSHEEGCIRRWNLASNRFIGEKNNLIGVEVEEVEWVPSPDGGRPQMRQTGKKEIIEADLVFLAMGFLHPVQEGLIKELRLATDNRNNIAVDNAGYTANSNLFACGDAVSGASLVVKAMASGRNVARSIDRFLQTN
- the gltB gene encoding glutamate synthase large subunit → MKTNKNHFNSRQGLYDPSYEHDACGVGMLVNIHGEKSHDIIESALKVLENMRHRGAEGADNKTGDGAGILLQIPHEFILLQGIPVPEKGKYGTGLIFLPKDEEQQASILSILIEEIEKEGLTLMHLRKVPVHTEILGKDAQATEPDIKQIFIIGCNDQQELELKLYLIRKRVEKRVSATDLPAKDDFYIASLSTKNIVYKGMLESMQLRHYFPDLTQPYFTSGLALVHSRFSTNTFPTWSLAQPFRLLAHNGEINTIRGNRGWMEARESVLSSPRIPDINDIRPIIQPGMSDSASLDNVLEFFVASGMSLPHAMAMLVPESFNEKNPISEDLKAFYEYHSILMEPWDGPAALLFSDGRYAGGMLDRNGLRPARYLITKHDMMVVASEVGVMDFEPNEIKEKGRLQPGKILLIDTEKGEIYYDSELKEQLANAQPYRTWLEKNRVELDELKSGRKIPHKVEGYDKLLRTFGYSREDIERIIVPMCTGGAEPVGSMGNDTPLAVLSARPQILYNYFRQQFAQVTNPPIDPIREELVMSLTEYIGAVGSNILVPTESHCKMVRLNHPILTNTQLDLLCNIRYKGFKSVKLPTLFDAEKGCAGLKAALDELCKQAEQSVTDGVNYIILSDRNVDEKKAVIPSLLAVSAVHHHLISVQKRVQTALVVETGEMREVMHAALLLGYGASAINPYMAFAILDDLADRQEIQLNYETAEKNYVKAICKGLFKVMSKMGISTIRSYRGAKLFEAIGLSRDLADTYFGGTTSNIGGIRLEEIAADAIAMHNDAFSHPTDSLLEHKGIYSFRKDGEKHAWNPDTISMLQLATRLGSYKKFKEYSHVVDEKESPIFLRDFLTFKRRTPIPLEQVEPEEAIMRRFVTGAMSFGSISREAHETIAIAMNKIHGRSNTGEGGEDSARFIPREDGLSLRSAIKQVASGRFGVTTEYLVNADEIQIKVAQGAKPGEGGQLPSYKVNDIIARTRHSIPGISLISPPPHHDIYSIEDLAQLIFDLKNVNPQAEISVKLVSESGVGTIAAGVAKAKADRIVISGAEGGTGASPISSIRYAGIPPELGLSETQQTLVMNGLRGQVRLQTDGQLKTGRDILLMAMLGAEEFGFATSALIVLGCVMMRKCHMNTCPVGVATQDEELRKRFHGRHEYLVNFFTFLAREVREYLAELGYTKLDDIIGRTDLLMRKPSDHIEKHDLLDLSRLIHLPEQAATQAIHQVTRQLHAIDNVKDVDIIRHAKAAIESGQEVSLDYAIANTDRSVGAMLSGEIAKRYGNIGLPENTLHIKFKGAAGQSFGAFLAHGVHFRLEGEANDYLGKGLSGGHISLMPPVRSTFIAEDNTIAGNTLLYGATSGEVYINGRVGERFCVRNSGAIAVVEGVGDHCCEYMTGGRVVVLGNTGRNFAAGMSGGVAYVWNKNGDFDYYCNMEMVELSLIEDSTSRKELHELIRKHYHHTGSHLAGLMLDNWNKYVDEFIQIVPIEYKKVLQEEQMRKLQRKIAEMQKDY
- a CDS encoding DUF3843 family protein gives rise to the protein MKNIKIFPKDWLQLHPYKQSTPVDSYYTGIANRIYDIMEKTELVNSFEGEETKQICIRMAAYFEDVISGMGLWRAFILTHKELYGKYLPFYTPDDHYYDDEVNLEDVRFLLWHYTQQYHGYRKGTFVSPDNPANESTGMLIYDLFCKEWTTAPENTRMAKLFALDTRYERQEDYDRLLQWFHYESYILPESARELSDFAHDRWKEQPDLNQEQLNNLLVNSHGMMAYTSKTSLLGLTSPQWLAKILPAEHPDHAVFQNTADESVATLPDDMLEENRQQYETFRKAAGDKLLLYFDKTEDAQTFITETSGLIPAENFHLPEDWQGKKLAIYATPEEGAQVITRDVELIKDENNPFYDANRAAKQALSFFIVKHCSVYFLPELVKRGMLADAQTKSLISPERGKAIIQENWKFLARYFIREYPNR